One segment of Clarias gariepinus isolate MV-2021 ecotype Netherlands chromosome 6, CGAR_prim_01v2, whole genome shotgun sequence DNA contains the following:
- the LOC128526717 gene encoding hydroxycarboxylic acid receptor 2-like, whose product MSNTSELPHNITASGWRQPLWYHYEQCAEAPYAFAFYFFGKVFNLVFGSPSNMLVIWSISTRKSEGSTSDIFMLNLAVMDTFFCLMTPVELLNRLYLDHWGIWFLQRFAYGVKDMAPLFLTCICLDRYIAVVHPIFFTNFINNRIRMGLSAFLWPLILAYSLTDSILGVMSVTEAFSALILSSFFIMIFCNISIIWVLRRSVLGKEVMNPVKKKALKMVLILLAIIVFNYLPPVVLMPFIPTYTFVQFHCKISVTIYTIMDLSSTIEPILYISKMDRLNFCSCLNRLSKKSGNLSK is encoded by the coding sequence ATGAGTAATACCTCTGAACTACCCCATAACATTACAGCTTCTGGTTGGCGTCAACCTCTGTGGTACCATTACGAGCAGTGTGCTGAGGCTCCGTATGCTTTTGCCTTTTACTTCTTTGGCAAAGTTTTCAATTTGGTCTTTGGCTCCCCCTCCAACATGCTGGTGATATGGAGCATCTCAACTCGCAAAAGCGAAGGCTCCACATCCGACATCTTCATGTTAAACCTTGCCGTAATGGACACCTTCTTCTGCCTGATGACGCCCGTAGAACTGCTAAACCGTCTATACCTGGACCACTGGGGTATCTGGTTCTTGCAACGTTTTGCTTATGGCGTGAAAGACATGGCACCGTTGTTTCTTACCTGCATCTGCTTGGACAGGTACATCGCCGTTGTGCACCCTATCTTTTTCACAAACTTTATCAACAACCGCATACGAATGGGCCTCTCAGCTTTCTTATGGCCGCTGATCCTGGCCTACTCACTCACCGATAGCATTCTTGGAGTAATGAGTGTGACCGAGGCGTTCAGCGCCCTCATCTTGTCATCCTTCTTTATCATGATCTTTTGCAACATTTCTATCATCTGGGTGTTGCGCAGGAGTGTCCTGGGCAAAGAGGTCATGAATCCGGTGAAGAAGAAAGCCCTTAAAATGGTGCTCATCCTGCTGGCTATCATCGTGTTTAATTATTTGCCACCAGTGGTACTCATGCCGTTCATTCCTACCTACACGTTTGTCCAGTTTCATTGCAAAATCAGCGTCACCATCTATACCATCATGGACTTGAGTAGCACCATTGAGCCGATACTTTACATCTCCAAGATGGACAGGCTGAACTTTTGCTCCTGTCTGAATAGACTCTCAAAAAAATCAGGCAACCTCAGTAAATAA